One part of the Aricia agestis chromosome Z, ilAriAges1.1, whole genome shotgun sequence genome encodes these proteins:
- the LOC121739082 gene encoding protein cueball, producing the protein MCRMLCLIAFLPVALGLANSWDIAVTTGDQIEFYSNKSKTSFESSKFKELTALAYDAVHNMLLFVDKQNDNASIFSFNLMTKKYQPLVGRRSNENIQGVAFDPVTNKMFWTDTNERSIYWISLWPRSKDNIYGNLLLKMKDEIPRDIAIDSCRGYIYWTNTNIKKATIERARLDGTERTVIIDSDIYMPVSITVDQHSRKLYWADDKEGIHFTIETSNLDGSGRKTLLAGTQHQPNSITVSKDSIYWVDWGYKQVWILPKNATPNSEPEEFLSFNEERTFGIVANYNIADQTNGIKECKNLATLSQTKTVINDTTPILEDLGLFCLHGKKTDIYTCQCSTGYTGKRCETSVCHNYCLRGECSVLPSGFPTCKCPAGFVGERCEVNPCDNHCVHGTCSVSGVDATCTCEKGYTGVRCEKVIQAPVEKNCTTETTSPTTKVVKSNDSTLSQLRVDDDEVYLDGCGGWDPVRDPILMVLGIVCGLLTLACAVLITKILHLRRRPRIKKRIIVNKNVTPLTARPDQCEITIENCCNMNICETPCFEPRNNIRPTLLDAKPGKEEKRNLIANMEGDDY; encoded by the exons ATATCGCAGTGACCACAGGGGACCAAATAGAGTTTTATTCTAACAAATCGAAAACTAGCTTCGAATCTAGTAAGTTTAAGGAGCTAACGGCTTTGGCGTATGATGCAGTCCACAATATGCTCTTATTCGTCGACAAACAGAACGATAACGCTTCGATATTCAGCTTCAACCTCATGACAAAGAAGTACCAGCCTTTGGTCGGAAGAAGGTCGAATGAGAACATCCAGGGTGTAGCCTTCGACCCGGTTACCAATAAGATGTTCTGGACTGATACGAACGAGAGAAGCATTTACTGGATCTCGCTCTGGCCGCGGTCGAAGGACAATATTTATGGGAATCTACTGCTAAAGATGAAAGATGAGATTCCTAGAGATATAGCTATAGATAGCTGTAGAGG CTACATCTACTGGACGAATACCAACATTAAGAAGGCGACCATAGAACGAGCGAGGTTGGACGGCACAGAGAGAACAGTTATCATCGACTCTGACATCTACATGCCAGTCAGCATCACAGTGGACCAGCACTCCAGGAAACTCTACTGGGCTGATGATAAGGAAGGCATCCACTTCACCATAGAAACCTCTAACCTCGATGGAAGCGGGCGAAAGACTCTTCTAGCGGGTACGCAGCACCAGCCTAATTCCATAACCGTGTCAAAAGATTCCATATATTGGGTAGACTGGGGCTACAAGCAGGTTTGGATACTGCCGAAAAATGCCACTCCCAATTCAGAACCAGAGGAATTCTTGAGCTTCAATGAGGAGAGGACTTTTGGTATAGTAGCAAATTACAATATCGCTGACCAAACCAATGGGATAAAAGAATGCAAGAACTTGGCCACTTTATCTCAGACTAAAACCGTTATAAATGATACTACGCCTATTCTAGAGGATTTAGGACTATTCTGTCTGCATGGGAAGAAGACTGATATTTACACTTGTCAGTGTTCTACCGGGTATACTGGCAAACGGTGTGAGACATCTGTATGCCATAACTACTGTTTGCGAGGAGAATGTAGCGTGCTTCCGTCTGGATTCCCTACTTGCAa aTGCCCCGCCGGTTTTGTCGGAGAGCGTTGTGAGGTTAACCCGTGTGATAACCACTGTGTACATGGGACATGCTCGGTCAGCGGGGTCGATGCGACCTGTACTTGTGAGAAGGGTTATACGGGCGTGAGATGTGAGAAGGTCATTCAGGCACCAGTGGAGAAAAA TTGCACAACCGAAACCACATCACCCACCACAAAGGTGGTGAAGTCAAACGACTCCACTCTGAGTCAGCTGAGGGTCGATGATGATGAGGTGTATTTGGATGGCTGTGGCGGCTGGGACCCTGTCAGGGATCCCATCCTGATGGTCCTTGGGATTGTATGTGGGCTACTCACGCTGGCCTGCGCTGTGCTCATCACCAAGATATTGCATTTGAGGAGGAGGCCAAG GATCAAGAAGCGAATAATCGTGAACAAGAACGTGACACCGCTGACGGCGCGGCCGGACCAGTGCGAGATCACCATAGAGAACTGCTGCAACATGAACATCTGTGAGACG CCATGTTTCGAACCAAGAAACAATATAAGACCAACGCTCCTAGACGCGAAGCCAGGGAAAGAAGAGAAGAGAAATCTTATAGCCAACATGGAGGGAGACGATTACTAG